A single window of Pristis pectinata isolate sPriPec2 chromosome 8, sPriPec2.1.pri, whole genome shotgun sequence DNA harbors:
- the uts2r5 gene encoding urotensin-2 receptor: MEVTLVGAQSNLSTIVNSSTSASGPMNELLMTMLFGIILSIMCLTGVVGNVYVLVVMNFSMRFTGSMYAYIVNLALADLLYLTTIPFVVCTYFMKDWYFGELGCRFLLSLDFLTMHASIFTLTVMSTERYLAVVKPLATFRKSSRYRRIIISAVWLTSFLLALPTMIMIDLRQFVRNGTIKRMCHSTWPRHTYRIYLTVLFNTSILAPGIVIGFLYIKLTHTYWISQSRNFNIKEVKKAPKQKILYMIFGIILTYCICFLPFWVWQLFILHFKEPINLSPKTFAFVNLFVTCLVYCNSCINPFLYTLLTKNYKEYLRNQKPNPTKSSQRNCQRILSQRSLSSGNQQCTENLSHN; encoded by the coding sequence ATGGAGGTGACATTAGTTGGCGCCCAgagtaatttgtccaccattgTAAACTCTTCGACTTCAGCCTCTGGGCCCATGAATGAGCTATTGATGACAATGTTGTTCGGGATCATTCTGAGCATCATGTGTTTGACGGGAGTTGTAGGTAATGTCTACGTCTTGGTGGTGATGAATTTTTCCATGAGGTTTACTGGATCCATGTATGCTTATATAGTGAACTTGGCTTTAGCTGACCTCCTTTACCTCACCACCATCCCCTTTGTAGTGTGCACCTACTTCATGAAGGACTGGTACTTTGGAGAACTTGGCTGTAGGTTCCTCCTCAGCTTGGACTTTCTGACCATGCATGCCAGCATCTTCACCTTAACTGTCATGAGCACGGAGAGGTACCTAGCAGTGGTGAAACCCCTAGCTACTTTCAGGAAAAGCAGTCGTTACAGGAGGATCATTATTAGTGCAGTTTGGCTGACTTCCTTTCTGCTTGCCCTTCCTACGATGATAATGATAGATCTCAGACAATTTGTCAGGAATGGGACAATAAAACGTATGTGCCACTCTACGTGGCCACGACACACATACAGGATCTATCTAACTGTGCTTTTTAATACTAGTATACTGGCTCCGGGGATAGTAATTGGATTCCTGTACATTAAGTTAACCCATACTTACTGGATATCCCAGAGCAGAAATTTCAACATCAAGGAAGTGAAGAAGGCCCCTAAGCAGAAGATCCTATATATGATTTTTGGTATTATCCTAACATATTGTATCTGCTTTTTGCCTTTTTGGGTATGGCAATTGTTCATTCTCCATTTCAAGGAACCCATCAACCTTTCTCCCAAAACCTTTGCCTTTGTTAATTTGTTTGTGACTTGCCTGGTGTACTGCAACAGTTGCATCAACCCTTTCCTCTACACCTTACTGACAAAAAATTACAAAGAATACCTGAGAAACCAAAAGCCAAACCCCACAAAGTCTTCACAAAGGAACTGCCAGAGGATTTTATCCCAAAGATCACTGTCTTCTGGGAATCAGCAGTGCACTGAGAACCTATCGCACAATTAA